A part of Aegilops tauschii subsp. strangulata cultivar AL8/78 chromosome 2, Aet v6.0, whole genome shotgun sequence genomic DNA contains:
- the LOC109756832 gene encoding uncharacterized protein, translating into MSYPCLRRAAVPVKRVWLGLRGRLGLRRSTGLGELRREVRTCEYDDVHVMWELLSGMDGSAPRKYVHVAATAAMVDAAARKKLRGRRRTRRADAESAAWSRLFSSCCAF; encoded by the exons ATGTCGTACCCCTGCCttcgccgcgccgccgtgccggTAAAGCGGGTCTGGCTCGGCCTCCGCGGGCGCCTCGGCCTCCGTCGATCCACCG GTCTTGGCGAGCTGCGCAGGGAGGTCCGAACGTGCGAGTACGACGACGTGCACGTCATGTGGGAGCTGCTCAGCGGCATGGACGGCAGCGCGCCGCGGAAGTACGTGCACgtagccgccaccgccgccatggTTGATGCCGCCGCCCGGAAGAAGctgagggggaggaggcggacgaggagggcCGATGCCGAATCCGCCGCGTGGAGCCGCCTCTTCTCTTCCTGCTGCGCCTTCTGA